The following nucleotide sequence is from Zea mays cultivar B73 chromosome 1, Zm-B73-REFERENCE-NAM-5.0, whole genome shotgun sequence.
GGAGAAGCTAATGCAGCATTGTTGTAAAGCACCGTGTGCCTGCTCCTGATGGCACGGACGCACAGAAACCTTGATGCTCGCTTTATTGTCTGTAGGGTTCTTCCAAGCTATGACTGGGCCATTCTTAGTGGGAGTAGACATGCCAAGTAAGCAAACATGGTGACATGTTATGTAATTTAATGAAAAAAAGATATAAAATAGTTTTATGGGAGGGAATGATATCTACACTGTTTCCTAAATAAATAGTGACATGCCAGCTTTGGAAATAGTGTTTTGAAACTCTCAATTGGAAACAGCTCGGTAGGATCAGCGGCCGAAGGCCACGAGTCGCCAGTGGGACCGGAGGTGGAACCACCGACGGATCTTGGATTTAACCATAAGGTATGCTATGAAAAAAATGTTATATATAATTCGATAAAATTATATATATAGTACGGCGATATATCCAGATGATGAACTTTCGAGAGACCGTGTTTATATCTGATaatctaatatatatatatatcgcagATGAGACATGATAAGCGATCCTCCGATTTAGAGTAGGGCGGCGGCAGACAATGGCACAACACTACGACCATAGCTCTGTTCTCTCCGATCAAGATTAGATTAAAAAATAAAACGTCCAGGCCACTAGGAATTTGAAACGGCGCTGGACTGCGGTCTACATGGTACTAGGGCCAAGGCACTACGAGACAGAAAAATGAAACATCCGGTGCACTATGATGTCGCTCGGGCTATACATCTTAATGACCTAATGAGCCTCATGTCATGACGTCATACTGCTCAGTGCactatattttttttctttttacagGGTATGCCGAATACTGCCAATATACATACACTCGTTGGTTTTACAGGGTATGTCGGTACATACTCGGCATACCTGTAGGTCCACCAATGAGATGAACAGCCCCACAACCTCCTTGTCAGCACAGCTCGTGTCTCCGGCTAGATCTCTCGGCAGCTCCTAGTGTGCAGTGTGCAGGTTAGACATGCATGTTTTTTGTATCGATACTGTAGTTTGGGTGTATTTGTGTTGGTATATACCATGGCCAGTCGACGCTGGGTTTGTTCTGAGACTTTGGGCCGGGAAAGTCGACCTTGAGTTTCGATATTTCTATATAACTAGTGGTTGACGCGCGCCTAGCGCACGCCGGGTTATATGACCTTTACCAAAATTAAAAAGGAACAGTAGATATGAAATGCCTTTAATAAGTAGTTAGTACGATCTGAAGGTTTGCATTGTACTTAGTTACAAACTGATAACATACatagttttcatgtcaaaatagataTGAGCTGCGCCACATAAACTGATCCTACATCACATAATCTGATACAGGTGTTTAGTACCACATAGGGAAACTGATCCTACATCACATAAACTGATCCTAGTGTTTAGTACCACATAGGAAAACTGGTCCATCATCACATAAACTGATCTTGGTGTTTAGTACTACATAGGAAGGGTTGTTTATACTTGCGAGCATTATATTTAGTTACAAAAGGGTAGGATCAATAACAAAGGTGGTGCAATGTATTTAATGGTTGAATCTCAGTTAGCTTCGTGTGGTTGCATAAATCATTCTTGGTCTTTTTGGTCTGTGGAATCTTTGAATATGGATGATCCTTGTTTGAACCTATTAAATGAAAGGTAGGATTTTAATAATCTTGTCAATCATTATGTAGTGAAGTATAAATATGCGGTGCGTAAAAAATATATGCACGTACAGTTAACATGCTTGATGGATACGAGGAACCTAGGTAGAAGCTTAcctctttggaggagattgaagaGGAAGCTTTCTCTTTACCTTTATCAGTGGGAGTTTCCTGCAAACGTTAAATAATAGCAATGGGTGAGTTGTACGTACATGTATTTAAAAGGTCACTAAAATCACATGATGTTGGTTGTTGATATGTCCTTTTATATATACATATGGAATATAAGAAATATTTCATCCGTCCTAAAATATAGTTTTTTCTAGCTTATTTTTTCCGTCCACATTCATTTAATGATAAtgaatatagatatatatatgcaaaatacattcaTATATTATTTGATAAATGTATGATTTAATGATTagtctaaaacgaattatattttggaatggagggagtatgtAATAAGATATGTGTCATCATTTTTTAGTGTTGTTCTGGCAGTATTTAATAGTGTATGTTGGTTAGTCAGCGTATGGTGGCTATTCGGTAATTTAGGAATTTGTGTGAAGAAAACAAAACAAAATGATTCTTTGGGCAAAACACTAAAAATAGTAAACCTAAAGTCGTTGTTATCACTCCAGAGCATATTTTCATTTTTATAAATATAGTATGAGAGAAATTTTATGTAGGAAAGAAGCATAATAACTCTTCAGTGAAGCATAATAACTCCTACAGCCCATACGAGTGGTGAAGATTAAATTCTGCACAAAGAACGACGCAATGAATGCCTTCATTACCACCTTGCCCAGCTGATCGTATTATCGTTCCCTGTAGATGCTTCAGGACCTAGGATTTGGtatggggagaagaagaaaatcaCCTTGAGGGCCTATCCGTATGCGGTGGAAGGGAGTAGGCAAATGAAGGGAAATGGGATGGAGAAGAAGTTGTTCAACATATTCTGCTCTGGTTATCTCACCTCCGCCTCTGCGCATCCCACTCCATGGCTAACTGCTCCCCACTTCGTCGTTGCGGCAGCGCCATCTTCCACCGGTACCTTTTCTCCTTCCCCACCACTTTTCTCCTTCCCCACCACGCAACACTGGGACAAAGCGCGCAGGGGAGCAGGGACACTGACGAACCAAAGTCGCTGCTCCCGACGGCGATGGTGCCATGACTTAGCGGACGTCGGTGGGCTTTGCTCCGGCGCCGGGAGAAGGACGACGCGGAGGGAGCGAGTAGGAAGAAATTAGATGAGGCAGAAGGGTAAAGAAACAAGGGGAGACGTCGTATCAAACGGAAGTATCCAGAGACACGGGAAGCATCCGGAGACGGAGGGAAGGTATCCAGAGACACGAGGAAGTACCCTGAGACCGAGGAAAATAGATCAAGCGATGATTGACGATCGGACGGCGTGTGTTTTTTTGACGACGTGTAATATATAGAATATAGAATAGAGTCGGATGCAAAGGTTGCCTTCCGGCCGGTCCATGTAAGACAAAAAAAATCTACACCCTCCGATATGATTTttacggctccggccacctccaccaccacatcTCTCACATTCTGTCACGCCGTCTCTCTCATCTCTGCCTGTCCAGCTCCGCGCTTCCTCTCATCTCGCCACCATGTCAGTGCCACAACATGCAACACGCTCCAATTCCGGCTCACCACCACCGGCAGCCTTGGCGCCTGAGTGGGCCCGGTCCCGTCTGCCGCTGGGGCCTTGCTCTTCCTTGGCTTGAGCAGCAGGACACAGAAATTGTGGCCAGCCGGATCAGCGATATCGGCGGCAGGGCTTCGGCTTCGGCCTCGGCCTCCGCCGCCGACGCGTCCACAGCCACCGCGTTAGCTGCCCCAGGGGGCCAGGCGCCAACGGACCAATATACACCAGCATCATATCTTGATGTTAGGAGTTGTAGACAGTCATTTACTTTTTCAGAGCATCATACATGAACGAACATACATAATTCCGCGTCTTCAAAATCCAGTGAAAGAACATACAACAAATTTGAGACAAAATATTGAAATCTAAAATGTATCTCTTTTCCTGTGAATTACAAACAACGCTAACTTTTCAGCGTCCTGAATGATGGCATGTCTTGAATGCGAGAAATACCTCTGATACTAAGATCTTGCTCTGACTGAACCCGAGTGGACTTCAGAACCTCCTAATAATATGGACATAAATTAATCAACTCAAAGTAGATAATGACATGGGAAACCACCACTACCGTGCATAAAATGTTGTCCTAATGAAGAATGCTCACATTGAATTCCATATATAACTAGCTCGCCTTGCAAGCCATTGAGAGTCAAGCATCTGTAACACTACACAGAAAAGTTCATCGAAGCCACATTGTCATCATCGAGTAGTTGAACAGAGTGAACACTAGCTTTTGTTCTCATTTTTTCCCATAGAAGCGTAAAAGGTAAAATTTCATTGTCCATGGATTGTCTGCTTTAGAATTTTAATCCAAAGGCAGTGCGAAGGAGAAAGGATCTGAATGATACTGAAATGTTTAGCCATTGCATTCAGTGACCTAACTGTAAATCCAGCATTTGAACTAATATAAATGATTGAAATGTTCTACCACTGTGTCCAGTTGTCTGTTCAGATAATTGTGTCACTTCTATACATGTCTACATATTTTGTTGTTCCTATATGAATGCTCTAAAATATGTAAAACATCGACTGCTCGCGCGAGACACGAGCTAAGTTACTAGTTGTATATATGCCCAGGCCAAGAAAATCCTCGAAGCTGGGTTTGTTCTGAGACTTTTGGGCCGGGCCACTCGACGGTGAAGTCCCAAAGGTGTGCCGTGTGTAAACTGTAAAGTGCTAGCTGCTGCGCGGGCGCCGACTTTTACTGCTCTTTCACTTTACTGGTTGCATCATGCAGGGACTTCGCGTTGATTCATCTTCCATTGGATGGGAGACGAAAGTTCGCATGCCTCTTCCATGGCCGACCAGGTCTCCACCAAACCACAGAACTTGCAAGCCAAGACGTACTCCGTCCGTCATCGCTGGCGATACGATGATTGCCGGACCCCggcccgtcgtcatagagcactcGGGGTCACGATCCGACGGCCAGGATCAGCTGGCCCATCGCAACTTAACGGAACGCTAGGATTAGGGATGACAACCGGTTTGAAACACGCGGTCAGAGAGTTTTAAAACTCGTATCCCCGGGTTTAACTTACACACGTATCTATTATCCGCGGCAGATACAATATGCTACATATACCAATGACATGTGAATGCCACAAACCCATGAATATACCCACACACATaattatacatatatatatatgtatcatttttatatatatttatgtGTATATATGTAATTATATATGTGTGTATATATTATGTACATAcatgcttatatatatatatatatatatatatatatatatatatatatatatatatatatatatatatatatatatattgcgggTAAACGGATTTGTGGGAACAGGTATAGCATTTTTATACCCGTGAGAAAAAATctgtcggattgagaatcaaacctGCACCCACGTGGATATAAACTCATACTTAGGACTAGTTTGGGAACGCTATTTTTCTGAaggatttctatttttctatgagaaattagttcattttttcttgagaaaatgaaaatcccttggaaaaatgtagttcccaaactagccatTAAACTCATACCCTATATGATTTTTACCGGTGGGCACGAGCGTTGCCATCCCTAGGATGTGGACGTACCATGGTCAAGCCACCTACTACAACTTGACAATGGCAACCATGGCACTGCAAGGAAATATCGCACACGGCTTGTGGATGTCTCGGTCACAAAGTCAACCTGGACAGGGGCAGCCTTTGAACCCTTCAATTCCTTGGCGTTTGTATCGCACGTCCTCTTCACGCGCGCGCGCACCACACATACACTTGCTCCGGTTTATATAGCCATGGCAGCATACCTCCAAAACGCCAATCGAAGCTCAGCACGATCATCGACAGACACACATATCGATCGATCGTGTCACGCCAGCAGAGCACGAGCACGGTGCTCCAATCCAGAGCCATGTCGAAGCCAGCGTCGTCTTCgttcctcctcctgctgctgtcgGCGACGCTGCTCGCCACCGTCTGCCGCGCCGACCCGGACCCGGTGCAGGACTTCTGCGTGGCCGTGGCGCCGGGCGGCCACAACAACGCGTCCTCCTCCTCCAGCACCTACCCGGGCTTCCCGTGCAAGCCGGCGTCGACGGTGGTCTCGGACGACTTCTTCTTCGCGGCGCACGCGGGCGGCGCGAGCACGGACAACCCGATGGGCGCGGGCGTGACGCCGGGCAACGTGGAGGCGTTCCCGGGGCTCAACACGCTGGGCCTGTCCATCAACCGCGTCGACCTCGCCCCCGGCGGCGTCAACCCGCTGCACACCCACCCGCGGTCCGCCGAGCTGGTGCACGTGGAGGCCGGCGAGATGCTGGTCGGCTTCGTCAGCACGGAGGGCAGGTTCTACTCCAAGGTGGTGCGCGCCGGGGAGAGCTTCGTCATCCCGCGCGGGATGGTCCACTTCCAGTACAACGTCGGCAAAGGCGCCGCGCGCGCCATGACCGTCTTCAACAGCCAGCTGCCCGGCGTCGTGCTCGCCGCGCAGACCCTGTTCGGGGCCGACCCGGAGATCCCTGACGACGTCCTGGCCAAGAGCTTCCAGGTGGACGCCGACACCATCAAGCTCCTCAAGTCCAAGTTCCAGAAAGGATAGCGCGCGCGGCCGACCTGCTCGCTAGATTTGCAATTTCCTTACAGTTTTGTTTCATCAGTACATAACTAATGTTGTTTCGCATTATTAAATAATTTTATTTGATCAATAATAAAGTTGTGTGATTTAGCCACAACACGAGGTAAACATGTATAAATTTACTGTACACAACAGCAATTTCCGTAACTTGCGTCGTGCATAGGCCCACGAAAATTAGACTTACCTCATATAATTAGCTATTTTTTATGGTAATACCCAAATTTCGCTGTTGAATAGGTGTTGTCATATCTTGATGATATTGGAAGTTATAACATTCCATAGGCTTTTGTCTCGTAATCAAGCTCGTGTGCTCTATAGAAGAATTCGGAGTTACTTCGACTAGCTGACCGGGCATCCCATATGAACACCCCTAATCGCATTATAGCACTTGGGGTAACTAATGAAAATAGTTTTACATACTTCCTCAATACTTACAAAAACATTGGTTGCACTAGAAAGTGAAGCCCTTCCTAGAAGAAGCTCTTATACACAACAATTGTCTCTCCATGGCTATGGTGTCTCGTTGTTACCGCCAAGGCGGCTAAGCTTAAAATTGTCTATATATTCAAGCTTCACATACACCTTCTGGTCCCCATCTTTTACCACTGATTTCCCAATATCTAAATGACTCGATGCCTGGGCCTTAGGGCACTTTCATCATCCTCGGCGTCCTCTTCGACGCCAGGCTCTTCATTGTTAGGTTGGGTTCCTCAAACCATGCTTTCCTTCTTTACGACTCGTGTTGGGCTGTCAACAACTTCTTCCACATGATTCTCCTCCTCAATGGTGCTACTTACATTGTCTCGCTGGAGAGCTTCATAGGAAGTGGGAATAGGAACCGAAGTGGTCATACGAATGTGAGCCATATTAGAAAATCTTGAAATGAAGCTAAATGTCAAAGTGCTCGAATTTGAAATAAGTGAAAAAATTGGAGCTGGAGGAATGTCATGCAGAACTCGACACCTCTCGCATCTTTATATAGCCATAATGGCTCACCAATCGAGGATCAAGTGCAAAACGCACTCACTGCCATTTTGGCCCAAAAGGCAAATGTGTTTTCACTTGTAGTTTGCATATTTCTATGTTATGTTTTTATAAAGAACTCAAAAggaggtgttttcggacctttgCCTCGGAGCCCTTCAGACTAGATTTGTGGTTTGAGCTAATTACAAAAAATAAACTAAACCTGCGAGGGGCTACCGAAGGTCCAAAGAAACAAAATCGATGTCTAGCAGGTGTTTCATGTCAAAGAGATCGAAATGTTCTAAAGCACTTTGACCTCTGCTCACTGAATCCTCATCATATTGTTTTGGCTACCTAGAAGCGAATTAAAAGTGCATAGAGCCAAAGGTGACAGAAGTAAAGCTTCTGTGGCGACAATGAAAACCTTCATCGAAAGGTGATGCACagtaggaccttcggcgaagagaAGACGTGTGTGGAATGTTTTGTATGGTGAAATGTTAT
It contains:
- the LOC103644203 gene encoding uncharacterized protein, with the translated sequence MALDWSTVLVLCWRDTIDRYVCLSMIVLSFDWRFGDFFCLTWTGRKATFASDSILYSIYYTSSKKHTPSDRQSSLDLFSSVSGYFLVSLDTFPPSPDASRVSGYFRLIRRLPLFLYPSASSNFFLLAPSASSFSRRRSKAHRRPLSHGTIAVGSSDFGSSVSLLPCALCPSVAWWGRRKVVGKEKRYRWKMALPQRRSGEQLAMEWDAQRRRKLPLIKVKRKLPLQSPPKRFKQGSSIFKDSTDQKDQE
- the LOC100273401 gene encoding Germin-like protein 3-7 precursor, translating into MSKPASSSFLLLLLSATLLATVCRADPDPVQDFCVAVAPGGHNNASSSSSTYPGFPCKPASTVVSDDFFFAAHAGGASTDNPMGAGVTPGNVEAFPGLNTLGLSINRVDLAPGGVNPLHTHPRSAELVHVEAGEMLVGFVSTEGRFYSKVVRAGESFVIPRGMVHFQYNVGKGAARAMTVFNSQLPGVVLAAQTLFGADPEIPDDVLAKSFQVDADTIKLLKSKFQKG